A stretch of the Streptomyces sp. WMMB303 genome encodes the following:
- a CDS encoding putative sulfate exporter family transporter has product MALLGSRARETPRAADRPAAAAATAPAPKPSPLPGLALAALGVAAASAVHLLVPAVPMLTAAVVLGIAAAHLPGPRTLVRGAARPGLTLAGKRLMRLGIVLLGLRLALGDVLELGWATVAMVACVVVATFFGTVWLGRRLELPGDQPVLVATGYSICGASAIGAVSEVRGSEEEDVATSVALVTLCGTLAILVLPLLRGSLGLDASQFGRWVGAGVHDVGQVVATAQTGGPQALNEAVLVKLLRVLMLAPLVAAMVLAVRERHGARRTPGGTRPPQGRRPPLVPLFVLGFLGMVALRTTAWLPGAALECAATAQEILLAAALFGLGSAVHLPSLTRTGARVAGLGLCAWIVVAGASYGGVLLTT; this is encoded by the coding sequence ATGGCCCTCCTCGGCAGCCGCGCGCGGGAGACCCCACGCGCCGCGGACCGGCCCGCGGCAGCCGCCGCCACCGCGCCCGCACCGAAGCCGAGCCCCCTGCCCGGGCTCGCGCTCGCCGCGCTCGGCGTGGCTGCGGCATCCGCCGTGCACCTCCTGGTGCCCGCCGTTCCAATGCTGACGGCGGCGGTCGTGCTCGGCATCGCGGCCGCACACCTGCCGGGGCCGCGCACCCTGGTCCGCGGCGCCGCCCGCCCCGGACTGACCCTGGCCGGCAAGCGGCTGATGCGGCTGGGCATCGTGCTGCTCGGCCTCAGACTCGCGCTCGGCGACGTACTCGAACTGGGCTGGGCCACCGTGGCGATGGTCGCCTGCGTCGTCGTCGCCACCTTCTTCGGCACCGTGTGGCTCGGGCGCAGGCTCGAACTCCCCGGCGACCAGCCCGTACTCGTCGCGACCGGCTACTCGATCTGCGGAGCCTCCGCGATCGGCGCCGTCAGCGAGGTGCGGGGCAGCGAGGAGGAGGACGTCGCCACCTCGGTCGCACTGGTGACCCTGTGCGGCACCCTCGCCATCCTCGTACTGCCCCTCCTCCGCGGGTCCCTGGGGCTGGACGCCTCCCAGTTCGGACGCTGGGTCGGCGCCGGGGTCCACGACGTCGGCCAGGTCGTCGCCACCGCCCAGACCGGCGGCCCGCAAGCCCTGAACGAGGCCGTCCTCGTCAAACTCCTCCGCGTGCTGATGCTGGCCCCGCTCGTCGCGGCGATGGTCCTCGCCGTACGGGAACGCCACGGAGCTCGCCGGACGCCGGGGGGGACGCGCCCTCCGCAGGGCCGACGCCCACCCCTCGTGCCGCTCTTCGTGCTGGGCTTTCTCGGCATGGTGGCCCTGCGGACCACTGCGTGGCTGCCCGGCGCCGCACTCGAGTGCGCCGCCACCGCGCAGGAGATCCTGCTGGCCGCCGCGCTGTTCGGGCTCGGCAGTGCGGTGCATCTGCCGTCGCTGACCCGCACCGGAGCACGGGTCGCCGGGCTCGGACTCTGCGCCTGGATCGTCGTCGCGGGCGCGTCCTACGGCGGCGTCCTCCTCACCACCTGA
- a CDS encoding cysteine dioxygenase family protein encodes MTATTTTPSAARTAGRLHALVEDVREAVGRGLPPDVTAYLVGEKLAPHLGADELLTDAQCAPDPERYRQHILHAESDGSFSVVALVWLPGQGTSIHDHVSWCVTGVHQGEEHERRYRLLPAEAAGGSARLVATEDVVNPQGAVCGFAPPGDIHRVWNGCEGLAVSLHIYGADISRLGSSVRRVYDLPADA; translated from the coding sequence ATGACTGCGACGACGACCACCCCATCCGCCGCCCGGACCGCCGGGCGGCTGCACGCCCTCGTCGAGGACGTGCGCGAGGCCGTCGGCCGAGGGCTGCCGCCGGACGTGACCGCGTACCTGGTCGGCGAGAAGCTGGCACCGCACCTGGGCGCCGACGAGCTGCTGACCGACGCCCAGTGCGCACCCGACCCCGAGCGCTACCGCCAGCACATACTGCACGCGGAGAGCGACGGCAGCTTCTCCGTCGTCGCCCTGGTGTGGCTGCCCGGACAGGGCACCTCCATCCACGACCACGTCTCCTGGTGCGTGACCGGCGTACACCAGGGCGAGGAACACGAGCGCCGCTACCGGCTGCTGCCCGCCGAGGCCGCGGGCGGCAGCGCGCGCCTCGTCGCCACCGAGGACGTCGTCAACCCGCAAGGAGCCGTCTGCGGCTTCGCCCCGCCCGGCGACATCCACCGGGTGTGGAACGGCTGTGAGGGCCTGGCCGTCTCCCTGCACATCTACGGAGCGGACATCTCCCGGCTGGGCAGCAGCGTCCGCCGGGTGTACGACCTTCCGGCCGACGCCTGA
- a CDS encoding LysR family transcriptional regulator, whose product MFDSRHIKTFHEVVRAGSYSAAARALGYTQPAITQQMKALERSVGTPLFVRVGRRMRLTEAGEALARHSEVILETISTARQQMESLTRLRAGKVTVCAFPSAGATLVPEALAELAAAHPGIRVELQEDEPPESLRRVVRGECDITLAFTYPGLREQVPEELVEIPLLEDQLTVLLPTGHPMARRRAVQLRELADERWIAGCLRCRANFLHECAELGFAPEIAFTTDDNLVVQSLVAEGLGVAMVPGLVLSFLVHRKVTGRALDPASRRQVSAYVLREHLEIPATARVLAALRTVAERRVGC is encoded by the coding sequence ATGTTCGACTCGCGGCACATCAAGACCTTCCACGAAGTGGTGCGCGCGGGTTCCTACTCCGCTGCGGCCCGCGCACTGGGCTACACCCAGCCCGCGATCACCCAGCAGATGAAGGCACTGGAACGGTCCGTGGGCACCCCGCTGTTCGTGCGCGTCGGCCGCCGGATGCGGCTCACCGAAGCGGGAGAGGCACTGGCCCGGCACTCCGAGGTGATCCTGGAGACCATCAGCACCGCCCGGCAGCAGATGGAGTCCCTCACCCGGCTGCGGGCCGGCAAAGTCACCGTCTGCGCCTTCCCCAGCGCGGGCGCCACCCTGGTACCCGAGGCCCTCGCCGAACTCGCCGCCGCACACCCCGGCATACGCGTCGAGCTCCAGGAGGACGAACCGCCCGAATCGCTCCGCCGCGTCGTGCGCGGCGAATGCGACATCACCCTCGCCTTCACCTACCCCGGACTGCGCGAACAGGTACCCGAGGAACTGGTGGAGATCCCGCTGCTGGAGGACCAGCTCACCGTCCTGCTGCCCACCGGCCACCCCATGGCCCGGCGCCGCGCCGTGCAGTTGCGCGAGCTGGCCGACGAACGCTGGATCGCCGGCTGCCTGCGCTGCCGGGCCAACTTCCTGCACGAATGCGCCGAGCTGGGCTTCGCACCCGAGATCGCCTTCACCACCGACGACAACCTCGTGGTGCAGAGCCTGGTCGCCGAAGGACTCGGCGTCGCCATGGTGCCCGGACTGGTCCTCTCCTTCCTCGTCCACCGGAAGGTCACGGGCCGCGCCCTCGACCCCGCCTCGCGCCGCCAGGTCTCCGCCTACGTGCTGCGCGAGCACCTGGAGATACCCGCCACAGCACGGGTGCTGGCGGCGCTGCGCACGGTCGCGGAACGCCGCGTCGGCTGCTGA
- a CDS encoding MFS transporter, whose translation MSATEPGPAAVPPDDPATRPRESVLSSAHRPLTFGIVSVVLLIAFEATAVGTAMPLAADELDGIPLYAYAFSAFFTTSVVGMVASGQWCDHRGPLPPLTTGIALFAGGLLLSGTAGSMWLFILGRAVQGVGGGLVIVALYVTVSRAFPEHLRPTVMAAFAASWVVPSVVGPLISGTVAEQLGWRWVFLGIPVLVALPLLVMLPPLKRRASGPPPASGPSGDAGGDRREGGRRIRLSVAAALGAGLLQYAGQDLRWSALPPAAAGLALLARSLRVLLPRGTLRAARGLPSVVLLRGMAAGSFIVAESFVPLMLVTQRGLSVTLAGLTLAAGGALWALGSFAQSRPRLEPHRERLVVLGMSLVTFAVGCTPLVLVKSVPVWCLALAMGIGCFGMGLTISSLSVLLLRLSAPQAAGRNSAALQLSDGLSNVLLLALTGALFAALGGGSVTVTGGADAAGAGADSAQPAAFAAVYAVSAVVALTGVAVARRLRPEQRAGPDPAEHRTPVTEGAQKSTEAAVPTE comes from the coding sequence ATGTCAGCGACCGAGCCCGGCCCCGCGGCCGTACCGCCGGACGATCCCGCCACCCGGCCGCGGGAATCCGTGCTCAGCAGCGCCCACCGGCCGCTGACCTTCGGCATCGTCTCCGTCGTCCTCCTCATCGCCTTCGAGGCGACCGCCGTCGGTACCGCCATGCCGCTGGCGGCCGACGAACTGGACGGCATCCCGCTCTACGCGTACGCCTTCTCCGCCTTCTTCACCACATCCGTGGTGGGCATGGTCGCCTCCGGCCAGTGGTGCGACCACAGAGGCCCGCTGCCCCCGCTGACCACCGGCATCGCGCTCTTCGCCGGCGGGCTCCTGCTGTCCGGAACCGCCGGCAGCATGTGGCTGTTCATCCTCGGCCGCGCCGTGCAGGGCGTGGGCGGCGGACTGGTGATCGTGGCGCTGTACGTCACCGTCAGCCGCGCCTTCCCCGAGCATCTGCGGCCCACCGTGATGGCCGCGTTCGCCGCCTCCTGGGTGGTGCCCTCCGTGGTGGGGCCGCTGATCTCCGGCACGGTCGCCGAGCAACTGGGCTGGCGCTGGGTCTTCCTGGGCATCCCGGTGCTGGTGGCACTGCCGCTGCTGGTGATGCTGCCGCCGCTCAAGCGCCGGGCCTCCGGACCGCCCCCGGCCTCCGGTCCGTCCGGGGACGCGGGCGGCGACCGGCGCGAGGGCGGACGGCGGATCCGGCTGTCGGTCGCCGCCGCGCTCGGCGCCGGACTGCTGCAGTACGCCGGTCAGGACCTGCGCTGGAGCGCGCTGCCGCCCGCCGCGGCGGGGCTCGCCCTGCTGGCCCGGTCGCTGCGGGTGCTGCTCCCCCGCGGGACCCTGCGCGCGGCCCGCGGGCTGCCCTCCGTCGTACTGCTGCGCGGCATGGCGGCCGGTTCCTTCATCGTCGCGGAGAGCTTCGTGCCGCTGATGCTGGTGACCCAGCGCGGGCTGTCGGTCACCCTCGCCGGACTCACCCTCGCCGCCGGGGGCGCACTGTGGGCGCTGGGCTCCTTCGCCCAGTCACGGCCCCGGCTGGAGCCGCACCGCGAACGGCTCGTCGTCCTCGGCATGTCCCTGGTCACCTTCGCCGTCGGCTGCACACCACTGGTGCTGGTGAAGTCGGTACCCGTCTGGTGCCTCGCACTGGCCATGGGCATCGGCTGCTTCGGCATGGGGCTGACCATCTCCTCCCTCAGCGTCCTGCTGCTGCGGCTCTCGGCCCCGCAGGCGGCCGGACGCAACTCCGCCGCACTCCAGCTGAGCGACGGGCTCTCCAACGTGCTGCTGCTCGCGCTGACCGGCGCCCTGTTCGCCGCGCTGGGCGGCGGTTCGGTCACCGTCACCGGTGGTGCGGACGCCGCGGGTGCGGGCGCGGACTCCGCACAGCCGGCGGCGTTCGCGGCCGTGTACGCCGTCTCGGCCGTCGTCGCCCTCACGGGCGTCGCGGTGGCCCGACGGCTGCGGCCCGAACAGCGCGCCGGCCCGGACCCGGCAGAGCACCGTACGCCCGTTACGGAAGGGGCGCAGAAGTCCACCGAGGCGGCAGTGCCGACAGAGTGA
- a CDS encoding molybdopterin cofactor-binding domain-containing protein, whose translation MTETADGHPGAGGAAPLPGPRGEPDPHGLGVSVLPTDSYAKAQGTFPYAADLWAEGLLWAAVHRSPHPHARIVSIDTEEAAKMPGVLAVITHEDVPGDSAHGRRIADQPAFARDVVRYFGEPIAAVAADHPDTARLAAAAIAVEYEVQEAVTDPEKAFEAEPLHPDGNLLRHIPLRYGDPEATGDVIVEGLYRIGRQDPAPIGAEAALAVPRPDGGVEIYTASTDPHTDRDLAAACFGLPPEQVKIVVTGVPGSMGDREDAALQIPLGLLAMRTGCPVKIALTREESFLGHAHRHPTLLRYRHHADSAGNLIKVEAQILLDGGAYADTSSDALAAAVSFACGPYVVPHAVIDGWVVRTNNPPSGHVRGEGALQVCAAYEGQMDKLAERLGLDPVEVRRRNAMATGDLLPTGQTVTCPAPVAELLTAVHEAPLPPLPKDAPEADWLLPGGPEGAGDPSAVRRGVGYALGMVHMLGAEGTDEVSTATVKVSGPVATVMCAAVESGQGFDTLARQIVQETLGIEEVHVASVDTDQPPSGASGRGRHTWVSGGAVERAAKMVRTQLLQPLAAKFGMSTELLTISEGKITSYDGVLSTTVAEALEGKELWATAQCRPHPTEPLDEWGQGDAFVGMAFAAVRAVVDVDIELGSVRVVEIALAQDVGAVLNPRQLRARLEAGITQGIGTALTEHLRVAKGVVRHADFTAYALPTALDAPDIRIVKLIEERDVVAPFGAKAASSAPVVTTPSAVAAAVRAATGRPVNRMPIRPQAAVSSS comes from the coding sequence ATGACGGAAACGGCTGACGGGCACCCCGGCGCCGGAGGCGCCGCCCCGCTGCCGGGCCCCCGCGGTGAGCCCGACCCGCACGGCCTGGGCGTCTCCGTCCTCCCCACCGACTCCTACGCCAAAGCCCAAGGCACCTTCCCCTATGCCGCGGACCTGTGGGCCGAGGGGCTGCTGTGGGCCGCGGTGCACCGCTCGCCGCACCCGCACGCGCGGATCGTCTCCATCGACACCGAAGAAGCCGCCAAGATGCCGGGCGTGCTGGCGGTCATCACCCACGAGGACGTCCCCGGCGACTCGGCGCACGGCCGCAGGATCGCCGACCAGCCCGCCTTCGCCCGGGACGTGGTGCGCTACTTCGGCGAGCCGATCGCCGCCGTCGCCGCCGACCACCCGGACACGGCGCGGCTGGCCGCCGCGGCCATCGCCGTCGAATACGAGGTGCAGGAAGCCGTCACCGACCCGGAGAAGGCGTTCGAGGCCGAACCGCTGCACCCGGACGGCAATCTGCTGCGGCACATCCCGCTGCGCTACGGCGACCCCGAGGCCACCGGCGACGTCATCGTCGAGGGCCTCTACCGGATCGGCCGCCAGGACCCGGCTCCGATCGGGGCCGAGGCCGCGCTCGCCGTACCGCGCCCGGACGGCGGTGTGGAGATCTACACCGCCTCCACCGACCCGCACACCGATCGCGACCTGGCAGCCGCCTGCTTCGGGCTCCCGCCCGAACAAGTCAAGATCGTCGTCACCGGGGTGCCCGGATCCATGGGCGACCGCGAGGACGCGGCGCTCCAGATCCCGCTGGGACTACTGGCGATGCGTACCGGCTGCCCCGTCAAGATCGCGCTGACCCGCGAGGAGTCCTTCCTCGGGCACGCCCACCGTCACCCCACCCTGCTGCGCTACCGCCACCACGCGGACAGCGCGGGCAACCTGATCAAGGTCGAGGCGCAGATCCTGCTGGACGGCGGCGCCTACGCGGACACCTCCTCCGACGCGCTCGCCGCCGCCGTCTCCTTCGCCTGCGGGCCCTACGTCGTCCCGCACGCGGTGATCGACGGCTGGGTCGTCCGCACCAACAACCCGCCCTCCGGTCACGTGCGCGGCGAAGGCGCACTCCAGGTGTGCGCCGCATACGAGGGCCAGATGGACAAACTCGCCGAACGGCTCGGCCTCGACCCCGTCGAGGTGCGCAGGCGCAACGCCATGGCCACCGGCGACCTGCTGCCCACCGGCCAGACCGTCACCTGCCCGGCGCCCGTCGCCGAACTCCTCACCGCCGTCCACGAGGCGCCGCTGCCCCCCCTGCCCAAGGACGCGCCCGAAGCGGACTGGCTGCTGCCCGGCGGCCCCGAAGGCGCCGGCGACCCCTCGGCTGTCCGGCGCGGCGTGGGCTACGCGCTCGGCATGGTCCACATGCTCGGCGCCGAGGGCACCGACGAGGTCTCCACCGCCACCGTCAAAGTCAGCGGCCCCGTCGCCACCGTGATGTGCGCCGCCGTCGAATCAGGCCAAGGCTTCGACACCCTCGCCCGGCAGATCGTCCAGGAAACCCTCGGCATCGAAGAGGTGCACGTCGCCTCCGTCGACACCGACCAGCCGCCCTCCGGCGCCAGCGGCCGCGGCCGGCACACCTGGGTATCCGGCGGCGCGGTGGAACGGGCCGCGAAAATGGTCCGCACCCAACTCCTGCAGCCCCTCGCCGCGAAGTTCGGCATGTCCACCGAACTGCTCACCATCTCGGAGGGCAAGATCACCTCCTACGACGGCGTGCTCTCCACGACAGTCGCCGAAGCCCTGGAGGGCAAGGAACTCTGGGCCACCGCGCAGTGCCGCCCCCACCCCACCGAGCCGCTCGACGAATGGGGCCAGGGCGACGCCTTCGTCGGAATGGCCTTCGCCGCCGTGCGCGCCGTCGTCGACGTCGACATCGAACTCGGCTCCGTACGCGTCGTCGAAATCGCCCTCGCCCAGGACGTCGGCGCCGTCCTCAACCCCCGCCAGCTACGGGCCCGCCTCGAAGCCGGCATCACCCAGGGCATCGGCACCGCCCTCACCGAGCACCTGCGGGTCGCCAAGGGCGTCGTCCGGCACGCCGACTTCACCGCCTACGCCCTGCCGACGGCGCTGGACGCGCCGGACATCCGCATCGTCAAGCTCATCGAGGAACGGGACGTGGTGGCGCCGTTCGGGGCGAAGGCCGCGTCGTCCGCGCCGGTCGTGACGACGCCCTCCGCGGTTGCCGCGGCGGTGCGGGCCGCGACGGGGCGGCCCGTCAACCGCATGCCGATCCGCCCGCAGGCCGCGGTCAGCTCCTCCTGA